In bacterium, a single window of DNA contains:
- the rpsJ gene encoding 30S ribosomal protein S10, with product MNKEKVRIVLKAFDHRILDKSTREIVDIVKRTGATCIGPIPLPTKISRYTVLRSTNIDKKSREQFEIRVHKRVVDITDPTNETISSLMDLNLPAGVDVEIKK from the coding sequence ATGAATAAAGAAAAGGTAAGGATAGTGCTTAAGGCATTTGACCATAGAATCCTTGATAAATCAACAAGGGAGATAGTTGATATAGTCAAGAGGACAGGAGCAACCTGTATTGGACCAATTCCACTTCCTACAAAAATCTCAAGGTATACGGTATTGAGGTCTACAAATATTGATAAGAAATCCCGTGAGCAATTTGAGATAAGGGTTCACAAAAGGGTTGTTGATATTACAGACCCTACAAATGAGACAATATCAAGCCTGATGGACCTTAATCTTCCAGCAGGCGTTGATGTTGAGATAAAGAAATGA